GTCATCTTCGGCATTTCCGGAGATCCGGCGCCAGAAGCGACTTCGTCCTCGGGCTGGCGCGCGTTGCTGCGCCACGCCAGACCACCAGCTGGCCCTATCGGGCTCGCCTTTGTCCTTACATTGGCGCTGGAGGCACTGGCTTTGGTGGCCCCCCTTTACATGCAGATCATCATCGACCGGGCCTTGTCCTGGTCGATCAAGAGCCTGATCCTGCCAACGGCGGCCTTCTTCCTGATTGTCTACGCGGTGCAGGCACTGCTCGGTTACCTTCGCAGCATGACGCTCGAAGGGCTCAGTCGGCGGTTGGGCCGAGAACTGTCGGCTTCAGTCGCGGCGCACCTGCTGACCATCCCTGTCCGGTTCTTTCTTTCGCGTGGCCCCGCCGATGTTCTGTCCAAATTCCAGTCCGTGCACCGCATCAAGATCTGGCTGACGCGCGATTTGGTCGATGCCGTGATCAACGTCCTGGTCTTGGTCATCTCCGCAGCGATTATGCTGTCCTACGATCCGACCTTGTCGGCGGTGTCCGGCGCCTTGGTGCTTGGCATTTGTGGATTTCGGTTCTTCTGGGCCGAGCGGGAAGCGGCCCTGACGCAGAAGGAAGTCGTTACGAGTGCACAGGAAGCCGGCGCGATGCTTCAGAACATTCGCGCCATTCAATCCATCAAGGCCCAAGGCCTTGAAGCCCCACGTTTCGGCATCTGGCGCAAAAGCCATTGGGCATACTCGGGCGCATCGTTCAGTTCTCGGATATTTGGCGCCAGGATAAACGAAATCGAAGGCTTGTTACTGGCCATCGAGAATTTGCTAATCGTTGCCTTTGGCGCGTTTCTGATCTTGAACAAGCAACTGACGCTGGGAGTCCTCCTGGCATTCTTCGTATATCGGCTGTACGTGCGCCAGAGAGCACTCAGTCTGGTTAGGACAGCTGTTCAGCTTCGCTCTTCACGCATCCATCTCGACCGAGTTCATGACCTTCTGGATCAGCCGCCCGAGAACGGTATTTTCTCTGGGGAGGGGAACCCGTTGATCCACCTTCCCCGCATTGTCGGTGAGATTGAATTCCAGGATGTCAGCTTCCGCTACGCGGCGAACGATCGCGACGTGTTGCAGAACGTCACGTTTCGGATTGCGCCGGGCGAAGCGGTCGGCCTGACCGGGGCATCCGGCTCAGGGAAGTCGACGCTCATTCGATTGATGCTGGGATTGGTGCGCCCGACAAAGGGAAGAGTGCTGATTGACGGCATCGACATAGATCGCCTGTACCTGCCCGCGTTCCGGCAGCGGGTGGGAATCGTGTTGCAGGACGACGAAGTTTTCGAAGGCACGATTCGGGAGAACATCACGAACTTTGACGACACGGCGAGCGATGAAGCCGTTCGGGCTGCTGCTGAGGCCGCCAACATCGCTCAGGAAATCGACATGATGCCTATGGGCTTCGACACGCCGCTGTCCGCAGGAGCTGGCACTTTTTCGTCAGGCCAGAAGCAACGCATCTATCTGGCAAGGTTGTTCTATCGGAGTCCCG
The nucleotide sequence above comes from Caulobacter sp. NIBR1757. Encoded proteins:
- a CDS encoding peptidase domain-containing ABC transporter; amino-acid sequence: MRFVPQSESAECGLACLCMISQHCGRPMGLAQLRTLFPPSTRGMTLRDLLAAGKIAGLAGEAYAMDATALRARDEPAILHWRGQHFVVLRKLTSEKALIFDPEEGPLTIPRAEFDRVYSGVAVIFGISGDPAPEATSSSGWRALLRHARPPAGPIGLAFVLTLALEALALVAPLYMQIIIDRALSWSIKSLILPTAAFFLIVYAVQALLGYLRSMTLEGLSRRLGRELSASVAAHLLTIPVRFFLSRGPADVLSKFQSVHRIKIWLTRDLVDAVINVLVLVISAAIMLSYDPTLSAVSGALVLGICGFRFFWAEREAALTQKEVVTSAQEAGAMLQNIRAIQSIKAQGLEAPRFGIWRKSHWAYSGASFSSRIFGARINEIEGLLLAIENLLIVAFGAFLILNKQLTLGVLLAFFVYRLYVRQRALSLVRTAVQLRSSRIHLDRVHDLLDQPPENGIFSGEGNPLIHLPRIVGEIEFQDVSFRYAANDRDVLQNVTFRIAPGEAVGLTGASGSGKSTLIRLMLGLVRPTKGRVLIDGIDIDRLYLPAFRQRVGIVLQDDEVFEGTIRENITNFDDTASDEAVRAAAEAANIAQEIDMMPMGFDTPLSAGAGTFSSGQKQRIYLARLFYRSPALIILDEGTANLDPANDQRVAAVLSEIPVTRIYVAHSSALLQRADRTFSVRDGRVAEAVSTAGGLGQDSRTSHS